One Natrinema marinum genomic window carries:
- a CDS encoding DUF7118 family protein — protein sequence MSERAPPTDAGSSAGVGSDGEATPLEALEAARDRLEAVETRIDDRGEATVTEVATAYRNATKLLEDYVDRATGTGKENFQAYIELEGKFDTLVSDLDDDLPEREAFEDALDAIDKRRLSESDFERAHDALEPAAEYADMLDERETAREALAEARKTANKRRRDLDDAIVERERLLELANADLDAPVERLRDPIQTYNEAVREAFDEYRLAASAREVFDLLERSQWYPFVGYERPPDDLARYVRENPAGEYSIPELLEYADYSRSKLSHYVDSADELKRNVATQQTFLDGIDAEPLTIDWPPGPAGELRHRVREYRPFVARVADEEVVAALRAVRLLATDADYDRLQTAAQAVAQLTPEERERLADGRVDAELEELRTERERLEAALEVDDPI from the coding sequence ATGAGCGAGCGCGCCCCTCCCACCGACGCCGGCTCGAGCGCCGGGGTCGGAAGCGACGGCGAGGCGACGCCGCTCGAGGCCCTCGAGGCCGCCCGCGACCGGCTCGAAGCGGTCGAGACGCGGATCGACGACCGCGGCGAGGCGACCGTCACGGAAGTTGCGACGGCCTATCGGAACGCGACCAAACTGCTCGAAGACTACGTCGACCGCGCGACCGGGACCGGGAAGGAGAACTTTCAGGCCTACATCGAACTCGAGGGAAAATTCGATACGCTCGTCTCGGACCTCGACGACGACCTCCCCGAGCGCGAGGCGTTCGAAGACGCCCTCGACGCGATCGACAAGCGCCGGCTCAGCGAATCGGACTTCGAGCGCGCTCACGATGCGCTCGAGCCCGCAGCGGAGTACGCCGACATGCTCGACGAACGCGAGACCGCACGCGAGGCCCTCGCCGAGGCGCGCAAGACCGCGAACAAGCGCCGGCGTGACCTCGACGATGCGATCGTCGAGCGCGAACGGCTGCTCGAACTCGCGAACGCCGATCTGGACGCGCCGGTCGAGCGACTTCGCGATCCGATCCAGACCTACAACGAAGCCGTTCGTGAGGCGTTCGACGAGTACCGGCTCGCGGCCAGCGCGCGGGAGGTGTTCGACCTGCTCGAGCGCAGTCAGTGGTACCCCTTCGTAGGCTACGAGCGCCCGCCCGACGATCTGGCGAGGTACGTGCGGGAGAATCCAGCGGGGGAGTATTCGATTCCCGAATTGCTCGAGTACGCCGACTACTCCCGGTCGAAGCTCTCTCATTACGTCGACAGCGCCGACGAACTCAAGCGCAACGTGGCGACCCAGCAGACGTTCCTCGACGGGATCGACGCCGAGCCGCTGACGATCGACTGGCCGCCGGGGCCGGCCGGGGAACTGCGCCATCGGGTGCGAGAGTACCGGCCGTTCGTCGCACGGGTCGCCGACGAGGAAGTCGTCGCGGCGCTGCGCGCGGTTCGCCTGCTGGCGACCGACGCCGACTACGATCGGCTCCAGACCGCGGCGCAGGCCGTCGCGCAGCTCACCCCCGAGGAGCGAGAGCGGCTGGCCGACGGCCGCGTCGACGCCGAACTCGAGGAGTTACGGACGGAGCGCGAGCGACTCGAGGCGGCGCTCGAAGTCGACGATCCGATCTAA
- the hisI gene encoding phosphoribosyl-AMP cyclohydrolase yields the protein MDDDVSVDFGEDGLVPAVAQDADTGEVLMLAYVSPQALERTRETGRAHYYSRSRDELWEKGATSGHVQSVEEVRVDCDADTLLYLVDQAGGACHTGHRSCFYRTVEGEHVGEQVFDPDAVYE from the coding sequence ATGGACGACGACGTTTCGGTCGACTTCGGCGAGGACGGACTCGTCCCCGCCGTGGCACAGGACGCCGACACCGGCGAGGTGCTGATGCTCGCGTACGTCTCGCCGCAAGCCCTCGAGCGAACTCGGGAGACCGGACGCGCACACTACTACTCGCGGAGCCGGGACGAACTCTGGGAGAAGGGGGCGACGAGCGGCCACGTCCAGTCCGTCGAGGAGGTCCGCGTCGACTGCGACGCCGACACCCTCCTGTATCTGGTCGACCAGGCGGGCGGGGCGTGCCACACCGGCCACCGATCCTGTTTCTACCGGACGGTAGAGGGCGAACACGTCGGCGAACAAGTGTTCGACCCCGACGCCGTCTACGAGTGA